The following are encoded together in the Silurus meridionalis isolate SWU-2019-XX chromosome 2, ASM1480568v1, whole genome shotgun sequence genome:
- the agt gene encoding angiotensinogen, which yields MQLISAGDSTAHIVSRSGLRYFGKLPNKMKLFLLLLTWFAMGTANRVYIHPFSLLDSGDVTCEVTSSKDKFPSETTHSLPAIQDSTEPDPRPAIEELNNLTQWTAVVAELQNSQGLRMYQALSRKQGNSNILFSPYTAFGTLLTLYLGTSKSTASDYQQFLGLLWNTEKSGCVKVINGHKVLRALKAISSLIDGPNDELKTLVWTFVSSDANLSKDFVHGIQEFSEASFIRTVNFSQPKDAEAQVNSFIQKTSHSKVENLFKDISLSTNLLFATSVHFKGNWRKAFQPEKTTVQDFRIDEKSTVKVPLMTHTGDYMHFSDPKKLFTVVKLGLGKQTYMLLVLPSEEAKLQDIETQLQTDTISTWHKHLKEQYLELSLPKFSMTAVTDLRSLLSDMTLDKLLLGSDANFQRLSTKSNFTVDQVINKVLFEMSEEGKEVPNKSLDERVPLKVTMDRPFLFAIVEGNTNAILMLGRILNPNI from the exons GTCCGGTCTGAGATATTTTGGCAAACTACCAAATAAGATGAAACTGTTTCTTCTATTGCTCACCTGGTTTGCAATGGGAACGGCCAACCGTGTGTATATCCATCCCTTCTCCCTTCTTGACTCTGGAGATGTAACCTGTGAAGTCACCAGCAGTAAAGACAAGTTTCCTTCAGAGACCACTCATTCTCTGCCTGCCATTCAAGACAGCACAGAGCCGGATCCCCGACCTGCAATCGAAGAACTAAATAACCTCACCCAATGGACTGCTGTGGTGGCCGAACTGCAGAACTCTCAGGGCCTGCGGATGTATCAGGCACTGAGCCGCAAGCAAGGGAACTCTAATATACTCTTCTCTCCCTACACTGCCTTTGGTACCCTGCTGACATTGTACCTTGGAACCTCCAAGAGTACTGCCAGTGACTACCAGCAATTCTTGGGACTCCTCTGGAATACTGAGAAGTCTGGTTGTGTGAAAGTTATAAATGGACACAAGGTACTGCGTGCACTTAAAGCCATTAGTTCATTAATCGACGGACCTAACGATGAGCTCAAGACACTTGTTTGGACCTTCGTAAGCAGCGACGCCAACTTGTCCAAGGACTTTGTGCATGGCATTCAAGAGTTTTCAGAGGCCTCTTTTATCCGAACAGTGAATTTCTCCCAGCCAAAAGATGCTGAGGCACAAGTAAACTCGTTTATTCAGAAGACATCCCACAGCAAGGTGGAGAACCTTTTTAAAGATATCAGCCTGTCAACAAACCTGCTGTTTGCAACCTCTGTGCATTTTAAAG GGAACTGGAGAAAAGCGTTCCAACCTGAAAAGACAACTGTACAAGACTTCCGGATTGATGAGAAGTCCACTGTGAAAGTACCTCTCATGACACACACTGGTGACTACATGCACTTCAGTGATCCTAAAAAGTTGTTCACTGTAGTCAAACTCGGCCTTGGCAAGCAGACCTACATGCTATTGGTGCTCCCTAGTGAAGAAGCCAAACTTCAAGACATTGAAactcagctacagacagacaCCATATCTACATGGCATAAACATCTAAAGGAGCA ATACCTGGAATTGTCCCTGCCTAAATTCTCAATGACAGCTGTGACTGACCTGAGATCACTGCTATCTGATATGACGCTTGATAAATTGCTGCTGGGTTCTGATGCCAACTTTCAGAGACTCAGCACAAAGAGCAATTTCACTGTCGACCAG GTGATCAACAAAGTGCTTTTTGAGATGTCCGAGGAAGGAAAGGAGGTTCCGAACAAGTCTCTGGATGAGCGAGTGCCTCTTAAAGTCACCATGGACAGACCGTTCCTTTTTGCCATTGTAGAGGGCAACACTAATGCTATACTCATGCTGGGAAGGATACTAAACCCAAACATATAA